The segment ctgcttaatattttttgtggaaaccataatacatttttcaaggattctttgattaatagaaactgaaaaagaacagcattaatttgaaataaaaaatcttatGTAACATTAGAATTGTCTTACCTGGTCACTTCCTTGCTGTATAAAAatagtattcatttctttcaaaaaaaaaaaaaaaaatctgaccacacacttttgaacagtagtgaacCTCtgctgtgataaaaaaaaaaaaaaatgttaagtaTTTTATtgccattattttttaatgtggtTATGCTTATATATCTTCTCTCAGTAGCAAAATCAATTATATTTCCCTTGATCTTCCAACAGCTGACTTCTAAGGACAAACCTCATCGACAAGGGTGCAGATTCCCTATACTGCAGTCAGAATGCACATTTGAAGAGATGCGTGAGTTTGCATATACATCAACCCAAGCCGGACGACGTTATATTCCTAACAATGATGCTAGATTGTCTTAATTGCACCATATTGCCAAGATGTGACCCTTTTTAAACCACATTTCTGTTTTACTCTTCTTACATGCATTCTCAGCATATCAGTAGTTAAACGACATGCAAGTCCAGATAAGGTAGATTAAGATCCTGTATAAGACCTGGCAAGCTTTGTTCTCTCCCTTTTATTCGCCCCGGATTAGCAATCAGAAGTAATGTTTTATAAGCCTAGCAGCTCCTAATACCAATTAACTGCATGTCTTTTGGATCAGTAGTAAGAGGTTTAGCTCTATTTATCAAATGGATGCCAAAGGGTGGAGGGAGCAACCGATAGAGCATTAGCAGCACTCACTCCCTGTACCAGCACGTGTatgaaattatgaaaatatttttactaatTCTGTggagtcaaaaaaacaaaacaaaataataatagaaggattttgttatttatagtttgtgtaaaaatatttcttattctCATGCATCCCAGATTTGGGCACATGCTACTATGAGACTGCAAAGTGTGGCGGCCATGTTTGATTGAATCTCTGTATCTAACGTGATTCTAAACCTCATTCAATTGTCTCCCCTGGCAGCTACTTGTCAGCTGGTGCAGCTGCAGGCCAGAATGAGTGAAAAAGTCAGAGAAAAGAGAATATCTAAAGCTGTCCACCCATCTGCCAGGTAAACAGATCATATTTTTCTCCTTCCACCATCCATCATCTTATTGATCAAAGAGCTGACATTGCACTAACATGATCTGCATGACACTCTGAAATGGaatccatttttaaaaaaagaaaagagcaaATTCACAGCAAAAAAAATTCTACAAAAATAAAGAGCTTGTAGCTCAGTCAGTAGAGCATGGTGCTAGCAACAGCAAgctcatgggtttgattcccagggaatgcacaTACAACCGAATTgcagaaatgttgggacgttttttaaatttgaataaaatgaaaactaaaagactttgaaatcacatgagccaatattttattcacaatagaacatagataaaataacaaattgagaaattttacacttctATCCATTTTACACTTCTATCctcattttaaatttgatgcctgctacaggtctcaaaaaagttggcacgggaacaacaaatggctgaaaaagcaagaaattttgaaaagattcaactgggagaacatctagcaactaattaagttaattgatatcaggtctgtaacgtGAAAACAATGttcaatgtcaaattgcaaaggatttgcaaatctcatcatatatggtgcataatatcatcaaaagattcatagaaactggagaaatctgtgcgtaagggacaaggccgaagacctttattggaagCCCGTGGTCTTCGGACCCTCagatgacactgcatcactcatcggcatgattgtgtcaacgacattactaaatgggcccaggaatacttccagaaaccactggttggtaaacacaatccgccgtgccatctgcagatgccaactaaagctctatcatgcaaaaaataagccatatgtgaacatggtccagaagcaccATCAtatcctgtgggccaaggctcatttaaaatggactgtttcaaagtggaaaagtgttctatggtcagacgagtccaaatgtGACAGTCTTGCTGGAAATCACGGACCTGCCAGCATGTTATCAGTGTTCAGTTCAAAAACCAGCATCtatgatggtatgggggtgcataagtgcatacggtatgggcagcttgcatgttttggaaagcactatgaatgctgaaaggtatataaaggttttaaagcAACATATACTCCCCTCCAGATGACGTCTATTtggcaaaaccacatactgcagctattacaacagcatggatTTGTTGTAGAAGAGTCTGGAGGCTGAACTgtcctgcctgcagtccagatctttcacctatagagaaaaatacaccaaagacgaccacaaactctCCATCAGCTGGAAAtgtatatcaggcaagaatgggaccaaatttcaacatcaaaactccagaaactcaatacctcgatgcccagacgtcttcaaactgttttgaaaagaaaagaagatgctacaccatggtaaacatgcccccgtcccaactattttgagacctgtagtaggcatcaaatttgaaatgagctcattttgtgcataaaattgtaaaatttctcagtttaaacattatctatgttctattgtgaataaaatattggctcatgtaatttgaaagtcttttagttttcattttattcaaatttaaaaaacgccccaacatttccggaattcgggaTGTACTTGTACACCTTCAATGCAAAGTTGCATCTgccaaatgtataaatataaatagtgTTTGTATATTCACAGAAAATATTTCTAAGATGTGGGTGTGTTTTAGCAGTGATTGTGATGTGTGATTTTGATTAGCTGTTTTAATGTAGTCTCTGACTTGTTTTGACTTCAGGTCACGCAGGGGCACACGAAGGCGTGAGGAGAAAAGGCTCAAACAGTTGAAGGAGATCACCCAAATGATGAAGGAGAGACAGTTGCGAGAAGGAGCCACGCCAGAGGAGGAGGCTGAGGAGGCGCCTTACACTGCAGACTGGGAAGGTATACCTCAAGGGTTTGTGTTGGGTCCACTGCTGTTTCAGTTGCTCGTTAATTGAATTTTGTGTCTAATTTTATTCACTGCTTCCCAAGGATATCCAGATGAGACCTACCCAGAGTATGGTCTGCCCTCCCGCAGGCGCAGATTTCCTAGTGTTATTCTGGAAGAACCGGACCAAGCTATTCCCACAGCTGAGGAGCTTGCTGAAAGAATGgagaaagaagaagaggaggaggatgagATTGCTGATGATGCATGTATTAATGAGGATGTGAAAATGGAGAATAATGAAGGAGAAAAAGAAGAGGACGACAAAGATGAAGAGGAATatgaagatgatgaagatgatgaggaggaggaagaggaagatgagGATGATGTTGGAGAGGACCAGCCCTGCCTTCCTGAAGGAATTGATGAGGAGGATGATGACACTCTAGAGAGCCCAAGTGAAAgtgaagaaaaacagaaacCAAGCAGGAGAAGACGACAAATCACTTTCAGCGATCACAGACACGTCTTCCATTATCCAAAGGATGGCGCTGTTGGATGCAAAtatgaggaagaggaggaagaagaacaTGAaagagaagaggaggaggaggagggaaaTGAAGAGGAAGAAAATGCTGATGGAGActgtgaagaagaagaagaggaggaagaaaaTGGTGATGAAGAGGAGGAAGATCAATGTAATGAAGAAAGGCAGGGTGATACAGAAGAGAAGGAGGAGGAAGACCCATTGATGGAAGCTGAAAGCCTGGGATTTAATGATGATGTGGAATGTGATCCTGAGGAACAGGAAGTTGACCTCCTTGACTTCCTACAATCATACCAACCTGAGGTAACCGTCATCTCCAATAAGTCAGAGTCTCCCAAAGCTCAAGCCTCTGGGACTCTTAGAATGCGTCACAAGAAACAAAAGGTAAAGAAGTGACCCGCCTGTCAAAATATACATTGGTGTTCTGTTTAATTACCCTCGACCTCTGTATGAACATACCTTACTGTGAATCTTTCTCGCTTTGCTTAAGGAGGCTTAAGGCGTTTCTCTGTAAACTTTCAGGCTTGTCTAGTAAAAACAAAG is part of the Chanodichthys erythropterus isolate Z2021 chromosome 11, ASM2448905v1, whole genome shotgun sequence genome and harbors:
- the ric3a gene encoding LOW QUALITY PROTEIN: protein RIC-3 (The sequence of the model RefSeq protein was modified relative to this genomic sequence to represent the inferred CDS: substituted 2 bases at 2 genomic stop codons), which codes for MFSVISASANQQEISLKXCRDVDACHHLXYSIFFLSRIDMAISTCQKITFVSCIVLCMSLFLPKLFLPRVKKETVQSEVGPGHFPPSRHRHSFHEDHDHWDTDSHYIKNYNPEAIARVKGVRKPNLLGQVIPVYGFGIFLYIIYLFFKLTSKDKPHRQGCRFPILQSECTFEEMPTCQLVQLQARMSEKVREKRISKAVHPSARSRRGTRRREEKRLKQLKEITQMMKERQLREGATPEEEAEEAPYTADWEGYPDETYPEYGLPSRRRRFPSVILEEPDQAIPTAEELAERMEKEEEEEDEIADDACINEDVKMENNEGEKEEDDKDEEEYEDDEDDEEEEEEDEDDVGEDQPCLPEGIDEEDDDTLESPSESEEKQKPSRRRRQITFSDHRHVFHYPKDGAVGCKYEEEEEEEHEREEEEEEGNEEEENADGDCEEEEEEEENGDEEEEDQCNEERQGDTEEKEEEDPLMEAESLGFNDDVECDPEEQEVDLLDFLQSYQPEVTVISNKSESPKAQASGTLRMRHKKQKVKK